One Peptostreptococcus equinus genomic window carries:
- a CDS encoding NAD(P)/FAD-dependent oxidoreductase, with product MLRVANIKIDIDDSIDLVKKKLCKNLKINESDIKNFSIYKESVDARKKDKISLVYTVDIEVKNEKRILYYKNKDVKQIQTNEYHDIDMGEEKLVNQPIIVGAGPAGLFASLLLAQRGYNPILIERGADVDQRTQDIETFWKTGTLKDESNVQFGEGGAGTFSDGKLTTRMKDIRCRKVLKEFVNFGAPEDILYSHKPHVGTDILKNVVKNIRKEIIRLGGQVRFNCKLTNILIEDEQVKAIEVNNHEIIECQHLILAIGHSSRDTFRMLKKNSVHMEQKSFAMGVRIEHLQSLINNSQYGKFSSHDKLGPADYRLTTQVSNDRSVYSFCMCPGGMVIASASSKGQLVTNGMSEHARNQDNANSGLLVNIRTEDFESEDVLAGVYFQEKYEKIAFELGGSNYYAPCQSVGNFLDSEKENIIGKVKPSYKPGVKMVDLRECLPKFVADALSEGLINLDKKLHGFADDDAIMTGIETRSSSPVRINRDMKTLNSLNIKNLIPCGEGAGYAGGIVTAGVDGIKCAEYIISNFRSFK from the coding sequence CAAGAAAAAAGGATAAAATATCTCTTGTTTACACAGTTGATATAGAAGTGAAAAATGAAAAGAGAATATTATATTATAAAAATAAGGATGTAAAACAAATTCAGACAAATGAATATCATGATATTGATATGGGAGAAGAAAAGCTAGTAAATCAGCCAATTATAGTCGGTGCTGGACCTGCAGGACTGTTTGCAAGTTTGTTACTAGCTCAAAGAGGCTATAATCCTATACTAATAGAGCGAGGAGCAGATGTAGATCAAAGAACGCAAGATATAGAAACATTTTGGAAAACTGGAACTTTAAAAGATGAATCAAATGTTCAATTTGGTGAAGGTGGAGCGGGGACATTTTCGGATGGAAAGCTTACTACTAGAATGAAAGATATTAGATGTAGAAAAGTTCTGAAAGAATTTGTTAATTTTGGTGCACCAGAAGATATTTTATATTCTCATAAACCTCATGTAGGAACTGATATTTTAAAAAATGTAGTAAAAAATATAAGAAAAGAAATAATAAGATTAGGTGGTCAGGTAAGATTTAATTGCAAGCTTACAAATATACTTATAGAAGATGAGCAAGTAAAAGCTATTGAAGTTAATAACCATGAGATAATAGAGTGTCAACATCTTATTTTAGCAATTGGGCACAGTTCACGAGATACTTTTAGAATGTTGAAAAAAAATTCAGTTCATATGGAGCAAAAATCATTTGCTATGGGTGTTAGAATAGAACATTTACAGAGCTTAATAAACAATAGTCAATACGGAAAATTTTCTAGTCATGATAAATTAGGTCCAGCTGATTATAGATTAACCACACAAGTATCTAATGATAGAAGTGTATATAGTTTTTGTATGTGTCCAGGAGGAATGGTTATTGCCTCTGCAAGCTCTAAGGGGCAATTAGTGACTAATGGAATGAGCGAACATGCAAGAAATCAAGATAACGCTAATAGTGGGCTTTTAGTCAATATTAGGACAGAGGACTTTGAAAGTGAGGATGTATTGGCAGGGGTATATTTTCAAGAAAAATATGAAAAAATAGCATTTGAGCTAGGAGGTTCAAACTATTATGCTCCATGTCAAAGTGTAGGAAACTTTTTGGATTCAGAAAAAGAAAATATTATAGGAAAGGTAAAACCATCTTATAAACCCGGTGTTAAAATGGTTGATTTAAGAGAGTGTTTACCAAAATTTGTAGCTGATGCTTTGAGCGAAGGCTTGATTAATTTAGATAAAAAATTACATGGGTTTGCTGATGATGATGCTATTATGACGGGAATCGAGACTAGGTCTTCCTCTCCAGTGAGAATAAATCGAGATATGAAAACATTGAATTCATTAAATATAAAGAACTTAATTCCATGTGGAGAAGGGGCGGGCTATGCAGGTGGTATAGTTACAGCAGGAGTAGATGGCATAAAATGTGCTGAGTATATAATATCTAATTTTAGGTCTTTTAAATAA